The DNA segment tttctagagttttcatgatagattagtatcataatagttctagattcttctatcttatacatacacttatGGTTCtaaattgttctaccatattcatacacattatagttctagattgttctaccatattctatagttctaggatattctactattttcatacatattatatttaagaatattctaaaaatttgtagcaatttcaacaCATCTAAACAGGTTTTGAAACTCTAGTCCTTTGGTGGTAATTGTAAAATCGAAGGAAGTATACTTAATTTAATGCAACATGTGAAGCAATCTCATTTATTTTCACCGAGCACTTAAGGTTATGGTTAGTGTATTGGTTGAACTACTTGAGATTGCTTCAATAGATTCCTTCTTCGTGAAAACACCTGGCTTTTTAGGCTCATCCAATTCCATCTCACTCCCCAACATTAGAACTACTGAAGTCATTGTAGGCCTATCCTCTGGGTATTGTTGCACGCACAACAGCCCAACATGGATGCAACGTATGatttcagattcaatgcatgaatcTTCAATGTTTGAGTCAATTATTTCGGAAGTCCTGCTCAATTTCCAGTGTGTCCAtacctaaataaaaaaaatgaaggaaattgCTATTAcgaaaaaaggaaaatgcaaATAACATGTCAACTTTAAGGTTGATAGATTAAAATCTAACAAAGTGCTTACATGATCAATAAGGTTATATCGCTTTCCACTATAGCGCCCTCTATTTCTTTTGCCACATATTATCTCCATGAGTAAAATACCAAAGCTGAAGACATCAGATTTCACAGAAAATTGCCCATCAACAGCATACTCAGGAGCCATGTACCcactgaaagaaaaaaaaaagtattggaGGGAAATGATATTTACATGACAATTGAGTATTGGCATGTCTGTAAACATAAAAAGGTTAGGAGCAGTAACACACTCACAATGTTCCAACTATTTTATTTGTGTTTCCTTCAATCTCCTCTCTTCCAACAGTTTTAGCCATTCCAAAATCTGATATTTTTGGATTGAAATCTTCATCTAGTAGAACATTACTTCCTTTGAGATCTCTATGAATAATCCTTAGTCGAGAATCTTGATGAAGATACATAAGCCCTCGAGCAATTCCACAAATTATGCTCAACCGCTTAGGCCAGTCAAGTGATTTACCTTTGGTGTGATCTGTGTTTCGCAGCAAATCTAtcattaaaaattgaatattcatGCTTAAGAATTTGCTAACTATCACTGTAGTCATAAAATACTAGTGAGTCCTATTATAAGATGTCTTGATATTCCATACCAAAAATGAAGTAGTCTAGGCTGCCGTTAGCCATGTATTCATAAACCAATATTTTTTCTTGCTTATGAATACAACAGCCTAGAAGCTTTACAAGATTTCTGTGCTGAAGTTTTGCTATCAGTTTAACTTCATTTACAAACTCGGATATTCCTTGTCCCGAGTTCTGTGAAAGTCTCTTTGCAGCAATTTCTAGTCCACTGGCTAGCTTTCCCTGCATAATCACATTCATGAATAGAGGGTctttataataacaataattctCTAATCTTGAATTACTGAATCAGTATCCAAATATTGAATTACCCAATATACAGGTCCAAAACCACCTTCTCCAATCTTGTTCACCTCTGAGAAATTATCAGTGGCAGCCAAAATTATTGACAAATCAAGCAATGGAAGATCCAAATCATCCACAAACCCTTCGTAGTTATTTTCTGCTTTTGACTTTTCTGACAATGAGTAAAAGTGATTTATAGCATTATGAATTGCAAAACTaggaattgaaaaattaaacaatttaaattagACAACATATTTGATTCcgatggaaaaataaaaaataatagaatcgTGCCAATGCTTTTTTTGGtcactttcaaattattaaGCTCTACCAGTTGGTAAAGAGATACAAACAATATTAGATttcaacttaaaaccaattgacatTAAGCGAAGTTATTCAACAGATATATAAACTGCATCCTAAGAATTGAAATAGCAATATGAAACTTCCTAACATACAGGACCCTTTTAATAGGTCACCAAccaaaatattcaaatgatatAGTCTAAATACTCTTAAAAAAACAGTAATTTGAATAGCTGTACTTGTCAAGAGAATTCACAAATAGCAGAATTGACATTTAATATACGGAAGCAAGAGTGATCCACCCTTGATTTAAAGAGGGTTAAATTTAtcagatattttaatttaaagggTGGATGCACTTTTACTTTCTCATTTTACACATTTTCTCACTCCAACAAATTCATTAGACAACACTATATTCATCCTTTTTAAAGTGAAAAGTGAGAGAAAAGGAGAATAACTTTACCATTGATGTTCCTCCAGATTCTGTAGATAAAATAAATACCAAGTACAAGCATTCCTGAAGCTGCAGTGACTATGGttacatgttttattttaaaattcctcTGCCTGATAGCCTCTTCACGGTTGAATTTGATCAAGCAAAACAACAATGGTTAAATTCTATATTGGAGGACCAAGCATAAATTCTCAAAGACAAGATTTAATTCTGAACAGAAGAATTAATAAAAGGATTAGCTGGAAAAGTTAATGAATCATTTACCTAATTCTGAAGCAGGCAACCGGATATATAGACCCTGCCCATTTTCAGCAACTGAATACTGTTTGATGTCAAATAAATCCCCAAGCCACATGACACAACCACTGCCTGCTCCACTTATATTAGAATTTGTATAAGCCATGCAAGAACAATTATTCAAGCACTTGGTTCTGCATTTCTCTATATCAATACTATCATTCACAAACGTAGCTTTTGTATCTGGCACTTTCAATCCTTCCAAAAGGACAAACCCATCATGCTTGCAATTCAATGGATGTTGCAGGACACATCCTTGGGACCAGTCCATTGAGTTCCATTTTTCAAGATACTTAGGTTTGAACCCTTTCAAGCACTCACACATTGGTGACGCAGACGTGCTGCAATATGCGTTGGCTCCACAAACGCCATAATGATCACAGTAGTCTGATGGCAAGGTTGAATAAAACATCCATGATTCATCAAGCTCCGACCATACATAACGAGGACGCGCTAGGGCCGTTTGGTTAAGTACAGCTTTTGTTATTAAACTAGTCTGCTTGAGGGTCCATGTGTAGTAAACCTCTTCCTTGTTGGAGACAAACTCGTAATGGTAAACTGGATTAGGCTTCATTTCTGGCATGCCGGTGAAGCGCAACCCATTCCATGGTCCAAGTCTGTGATACTTTTTGTTTCCCTTCATCATATAGATCTCAGGATAGGGATGCCGCACAATACTCCATGATAAGTCTCCTGGTGTTGGATCATCACCACTCTTCCAAGCTATGAGGCGAATGTTGAGATTTCTTTTGAGGTCCCATCCAACCTTCATTCCTGATAGCATTGTATTAGATGGGTAATCAAAGCTTTGCCATAGATATGACTCTTGATTCGCTGAATTCAGATCTCTTATCACAAGATTGCCAGAATCCAGGAGTTCTGCCACAGGATTCTGTGCTGCTTTTGAAGACCTTGTGCACCAAGCAACCATGTTGTTGTGTGTAAGGACCAAATTGCCAGAACTGTGTAGTTTCAAGTCGGCAGAGGAATCATTGATTGGGTTGCCACCGTTTGCAACCCAAACAACATTGTCAACTGGAATATTCTTGTACCGAATACCGAGGTAGATTCTGTTGGGATATCCAAGATTGAAGAAACCAAGCTCGAACATTCCATGTGGGGAAGAAACTATGGTCTTTCCATAACTGAGGGATTGGAACTGTGAAATTGATGATCTGTCTGGTACTATGGAAACTACAAGAGAAGGGAAAAATAGTATATAGATGAAACTCTTCAGGGAAAGAATAAACTTCATTGGGTATATTAAGCTACCTGAGAGTTAGAGCTTAAAACAGCCACGCTGAGAAATAAGAAAACTGAAACCACTcaatagaaagagagagaagctaAAGCAAGACAACAAACTGAAGTAATGCATGAGCAATGATGGAGTTAAACTTGTGTGTAAAGCTTAAATTCACTAGAGTTGATTAGTCAGTGGATAAGTGCTGAACAATGACAACTCATTAGTACTACGGGATGCACAAGGCAGAGAGTAATGCGTGATTGAAGTTTCAAACTAGTAAACTTTAACTTCAATTCTTTTTCAAATCCAAATTTTGTAAGCTTTTCAGTGGAAATTTTCATTTCGAGGTTTATGGGTTTTGTTTCCTTCTGTCATTCTAGCATGTGGCTAGAAGGACCACAATCTTTAGAATTGCGGTTCTCCGTCACTGTCTGTGTAGACTACTTGAGACATCTGCAAAAGACTTTAGAATGGAATGTTCAACTTCGGTGCTTAATTATAGGGAAGGCTAGCTACTTAGATAGTGGTCCAGGAAATTTACCTATTATAACCAGATTCTCACGTTTCTGTAAATAGTTTTTGGTCTTAGTTAGCACATCTCTTTGAATAGTTGCATTCTCAATTATATATAGTGTTTGATTGTGGTTTTCCTTTTCTAGTTTTTAAAAGGATTATCATAAACATATACTGAACCAAGATTTCCATATTTTGCTTTTTCTGTTTAGCCATTAGTGAGGATGGATTTGGTTCTGTTATGGAAGAAAGATACGGTAAATGTTTAGGACTTCAAAATATCCGGGCTAAACTAGACATGGCAATGAGGTGGGGCGGGTACGGGTATTGTCTCTCTCCAATCCCTTACCCCGACTCTCCAACATATTCCCATACCCGTATCCGATACCCGACGAGTTTAAGTTTATTATCCCATCCCCGTACCCGTCGGGTATCCCCGACCCGTCCCATACAAgattcaaattagaaaaatattttttttgtaaaaaaatattaaaaatttgattttaaaaataataaattgattgctaaacatttatttttaactacttatatatcaataaatttattatagcgcGTGTGTCtacaaaaatagttaaaataatattaaattatgtaaaaattttaaaataaaattaactagtaataaaaattctatgccttttgattaaattatgcaaaaaatttaaagattttaagtggCAGGGTGGGTTCGGGGTCGGGACGAATCTAGTAATTTCATACCCGTATCTATACCCGACTTTTGGTTATCGGGAAAAACCCGAACCCGAACCCATATCCGGTCAACTCGGGTATTACCCGTCAAAGTCGGGACGGATTCGGACGGATACCCACGGATACGAGTTTTCTTGTCATGTATAGGCTAAACTGAGTTTACAACATAGGGTACTgcacaaaatgattttcaaggtATAGTTGACATTGTATTTCGTTGGCAATGCAAATCTGATTTTTTTGTGATAggcaaaatatttcattttataagaATATCGGCTTAAGCATTAGTtgtgcaacaacaacaacagaaaaTTAAAGTCTTATCTCACTAGGTGGGGTCAATTACAAGAATTACATAACTTTATTTGACATGATTAAAAACTAAAGttgcaaaaatattattttgtctaAGATCtcctttgatgatttttttcaaCATCCCTTTTGGTCTtccctcttctcttttttctggGTCAAAAATCATCTAATTTACTCTTCTAATTGATCCCTTTTGTGACCTTCTTTGTACATCCTCAAATCACTTTAATTAACCGATTTTCTATCATCTTTTCTTTAATGGATGCTAATCCAATCTTTTCTCATATAAAGTCATTTTGTATTTCTTGTATGACCACACATTCATCTTAACATTCTCATTTTTACTACCACACTTTTCTTTCATGCTATCCATTTAAAATCCAACATTCACCACCATATAGTATAGTTAGACATATAGTTGTACAATAGAATTAGTATTTGTATTTGATAGGTACTTTGCGATCACAATTAACTCCCAATGCATTTCTCCGTGTAAGTCATCTTGCTTCTATCCTATGTGTCACATCCTCATTTATTTCTCTATCATCTTGTATGATTGAtcccaaatatttaaacttaaaaacttATGGTATGACATCTCCCAATTTTACTTCCAAGCCAAAATTCTCTTGTATGTTGCTAAAGTTGCAATGCATATACTCCTTCTTATTGCTACTTAAGCATAATCCCTTTGTTTCCAAATTATACCTGTAGAGTTCAAgcttattatatattaacttcttctcttgattcctAAATTGAGATTACATCATCCACTAAAATTATGCAATTTGAGATAATCTTTTGTATGCCTTAATAAGCACCTCCAATACTAAATTAAACAAGAACTTAAAGCTGAGTCTTGATGTAATCTTATTCCAATAGAAAAGTGTTTAATTTCACCTCTTGAATTTCTTACACTATTGATTATCCCTTCATACAAGTTTTGTATAGCTTGTATACAAGCCATGCACACTCCTTTTTTTCTCCAAAGTTTTCCACAATAATTCTTTGATACATGATCATAAAATTTTTTCCCCAAGTCAAAAATCACATGTCGGTGTCTTTACCTAAGCACAAAGGTGGGCAAAAGCTAAAAATACAATGTCAATTTTCAGTACAAAACAGCACTCACCAATAATAAATAACACCAGCCCACTCTCCCAATAGCCCATCTGTTattaattctaaaaattaacCCACCCAACCTCCTATCAGATATCAATACTGAAAAGGAACCAAGGCTCAAGAATTCGTCCCTATGTGTAAATCTTGCCCCTCCTTTGCCTGCTAAAGTTACCTCATCTTCAAATCTGAATTCtggttttatttttcagttttaaacTAAGACCTTCAATCTGAAATCTGACATTGTATATACGTACTATTAGACATACTTCCTCCAAAcctaaatttaagaaaaattaacataagaaaTAAACTTTTACCCAAGCGTCTTTAATTGAAACTTgatatcaacaacaaaaaaaatattagaaataaattctcaattaattgaaagtatttttttagatagtatcattaaataagataaaagtaattaaaacttACTTATATTTGAGCTCAATATAATTTAGGTCAAATGACGTATctgatcatttttttattcattttgatcttttatcttttaataaattcaCTTTGATACTTTATCTTcttaaaatgattcaaaataatactttccttaatttaaaGTTAACACCATCAATGTTATTTAAATACCAGCGGCTAAAGgccataataaaacaaaaaataagaaaaagcacTCAGAATATACTgctaataaattagttttatcgTTCACAACCCTGATCTTCTTTTGGATAAAAAATCCTACAACTACACATGCAAATGATGaataataatcaaattcaaCTGAACGACGCCATAGATCAATGTATTTGGTGATCCCATCAAACGAGataattttgttgttgtgtgtgatGTAGAGAGCACTACATGCAGTGACAATGAAGGCGAAGGGATAATCACATTCGCTTAGGTCTATCATGAGCAGAATCTGACACTCTCATTGCATTTTGAGATTTGCAGTGTAAAAGGGTTCCAATTCAGAaagattgaaaagtgaaatgaTGAGGACAACTTTGATTATGTAAGGAGATGAAGTTGATGAGGAGCGATTAGATGCCAAAAATTTTTATCTTTGAGGGAGATTAACGGTTCTAAAGAGAGAATGAACTAGAATAGTTTGGggattatgtgatttttttttattttcattttgtggtgGCTTTGACTGTTAATATTTGAATATCATTATAAGTGTTAACTTGAATCTGACAGAAGGACCATTTTgaactaatttaaaaagataaaggataaaaatcaactttttaaaagataaatgatcaaaataaataaaaaataagataaacaaCCAAATAGGTCacattaataaatattcaacTTCCCCATGCATTACTTGATAAGGGACTAAAtacaaacttaaaatttaataaatatttcatatcaaATGCATTAATAATTACTCCAAATTCCCGTGCATTGCTCTCAATTGGGTATTAGAATTAGTTTATAACATCTATAATCATCTCTCtccacctttttcttttttttttctatcccaTTCCACTCAAGAAAAGGTGGATgattactatttttcttttagaaatacTAGTATTTTAGTCTTTACGTTTTAcagaacaaatatttttatataaataaaatttataataaatacatttataaTATGTAGAATAAATTGATTTGCTTAATTTTCTACCTCTTTCAATGTACCATCTTTTATATctataactaaattaaattttaaatatttcttaaaaaattatcaataattaaaaatatattttatctgttcaatttaaatttaaaaataatttatatattaaagatgttttttattatacattttaattataatataacttatatattatgaattttaatcaggaaaaaataaatatgtatcttataaaatataaaactaatttttaaaaggaTCATAGTACTCGTCCACCTGTTATTTGTTGGTGGATTGGGAAGGGGAAAAGTAGTGGAGATAATGATAAATATGGTAAGTAATTAATGTGattaaaagaaagataaattataaataaatgtggtgaaaatgaaataaatgagtATATATAGAGAGGACCACTATTCAGGACGAATGCAAAAAAAGGCACAAAACACACCAATTAACAGATGGACAGTTTTTTTTCTCAAGGCAAAGGCAAATTTATTGATAGTGGACTCTATTCAAAGAGACGTGAGAATCGGGTTATAATATGCAAATTTCCTGGACCACTATATCATAATTAAGTATAGTTTTCCCTATAGACACCAAAATTGAAGTTTCCATGCTACAGTCTTCTGCAGATGTCTCAATTAGTTTATGTGGAGTCGTGGACAGTGACCGAGAACAACAATACTACTGAAGACTGTGGTCCTTCCAGACACACCCTAGAAAGACAGAAGCTAACAAAACCTGTAAGTTAACCTTGAAATAAAAGAGTACCCAGAAAATTCAATTCTACTGAAAAGCTTAGAAAGTTTTCATTTATAAACGAAGTTAAAATTTACTAGTTCAATCACATATTATTCTGATATTCCCTGCCTTCTGCATCACGTACTAGTGACTTGTCAATTGTCATTGTTCACCACCGAGCCACTTGGCTAATCCACTCTtgtgaattttataatttgtacaAAAGTTTGAGTCCATCATTCTCATGCTTAATTAGTTCAGTTCACATAGGCATCAATTTTTTGTCTTGCACTggattttctatatatatagtgGTTTCAGTTTTGTAATTAGTCTTCAGCGTGGCTGTTTTAAGCACTAACTCTCAAGCTTAGTACTCAATGAAGTTTATTCTTATTTTGATTACTTTATATTCTTTCTGTCTCTTGTCTCGTAGCTTTCATAGCAGCGGACTATAGTTTATTATCACGGTGCCAGTCCCTTAATTAGTTATGGAAGGACCATAGTTTCTTTCCCACGATGAATCTTTAAGCTTGGTTTCTTCAATCTCTTGAAAATCCCAATAAATCTAAATCAGGATTTGGTACAAGAATATTCCACTTGAAAACGTTGTTTAGGTTGAAGAAGGTGGCAACTCAATCGATGGTTCCTCAGCCATCTTGAAACTATACCATTCGGGAAATTTGTTACATACACATTGTTTTTTACATAGAAAATATACTCCCTCCGTCCCATGATAATTCTGGGTaacgaaaaaaattattttaaaataattattattttaaccttatcattaatttttttttattcttaaatctcttataatattaatgatataagccacaaaaattaaaaaattaataataataaaaataattttataaaattaatattctctttcatctatttattattaatacttCTTAGTATTGGTAAAACAACCTAAGAGGAGAATTATAATGGAATGAAgagaatatttaaaaagaaaaaaaagaaaaaacagacaTATTATGTGAAATAGTTTAGcttatttaacttatttttaattctatatATGGAACAAGAGTACCATGAAATTAAAAGGCTAACCTTATCCtaatcttaaaattaaactGATACGAAtaatgttcttttcttttgaaacttAAGAAAAAATCCTATACgataaatttaaaactaaatttcaaatatttaggCATATACTTTCCAATTCTCCTTGTGCTAATATCTATTTACacttaatttgaatttcaacttttatgAACTATATTTCTCTTCACTCACTCTTTCTTGTCTCTCACTTTATCATAAGGTGTGTGGTTTCTTAAAGTTCACTCCTTTCAATgttaataacatttaaattttatatatttttcattttatcactTTGCCTTCCTTGgttctttttctccttcatcCTCTGCATGATGTGCTCAGACTCTGAAGGTATTGTTTTGCCCTTCAAcaataattgttttgttttgcttAATTCGCTttacttttctctctctttcgctTCCCTCGTTtgctaaaaaatagaaatgcaGATTTGAAATGCAAATAAGTTAAAATAGAAATgcagaaatataataattgtttgAGTATATTTATCGTAACTACAAGGATTCAAATAAGTTAAAACAAGTCACATTAAATCTTGTGTCTTTCATATTTTGCAGATACACTGTTGAATTGAGAAAGAGAAATCAACATGTTTCTTCCCCATCGATCCTCTTTCAGTTTTAAGTACCCATATGATTAATGAATCTCTTACAAGTAATAAGCTAttatctttgtatttttttttcataattatagGTTTGTGAATGATCTATTAACATACTATTGTAccatttctaaattttattttattttcttttaaagtttGTCAAAAATGGTACTGTAATTACTTTTTCTCCCTGCTTGCTACCacattctctctttcttttttccattcTTTCCATTCTTTCATCTGCTATCACAACTTAcacagaagaaaaaatattcccGTGATCCACTGTTGCCATATAAggtaagatttttaattttaaaccaacttttaagaatggatatttttattttaaaagtggaaattatgattttaattttaaaattgaacccGGATACTAAAACCACATCTTCATCTGGtttagtttttcaaattttaaaattttctttcttttttttaagttaaatagaTTTTAAAACTGCATGTCGATAATTATAAAAGTAAGTAACCCACCATTTTGATTAAATCAAGAAtggatttcttaatttttattttaaaaatgtaaattattattttaattttaaaactttctcTTCGTCTAATTCAGTTTTcaagttttgaaatttcatttctttttaaagttaaataaattgtaaaacTACATGTCAATAATTATGGAAGTGAATAATCCAATATTTTGGTTAaatgaaaactatttttaaaataaaaagtaaatttaaagtattgatttcttttaaaaattataataaattctagaaaactaaaatcaaaagaagaaaaaactttaGAAACTCTACGTAATTATAaacctatttttaaaaagtacattttataattttaaaatcatacttTTTAAATGTTTGTATATTTCATGACGAGGAAAtcgaaatagaaattaaatcttactataaaaaatggaatagagaaataaaaatgtaGACACATCAGCCCAATAACACTTGTGTTTTTGTTAGTAATAATGAAAACAATTTCACCTCATTACTTAACGgccaaaattaaagaaaatgacaaa comes from the Glycine soja cultivar W05 chromosome 6, ASM419377v2, whole genome shotgun sequence genome and includes:
- the LOC114416999 gene encoding G-type lectin S-receptor-like serine/threonine-protein kinase At4g27290 isoform X3, which translates into the protein MKFILSLKSFIYILFFPSLVVSIVPDRSSISQFQSLSYGKTIVSSPHGMFELGFFNLGYPNRIYLGIRYKNIPVDNVVWVANGGNPINDSSADLKLHSSGNLVLTHNNMVAWCTRSSKAAQNPVAELLDSGNLVIRDLNSANQESYLWQSFDYPSNTMLSGMKVGWDLKRNLNIRLIAWKSGDDPTPGDLSWSIVRHPYPEIYMMKGNKKYHRLGPWNGLRFTGMPEMKPNPVYHYEFVSNKEEVYYTWTLKQTSLITKAVLNQTALARPRYVWSELDESWMFYSTLPSDYCDHYGVCGANAYCSTSASPMCECLKGFKPKYLEKWNSMDWSQGCVLQHPLNCKHDGFVLLEGLKVPDTKATFVNDSIDIEKCRTKCLNNCSCMAYTNSNISGAGSGCVMWLGDLFDIKQYSVAENGQGLYIRLPASELEAIRQRNFKIKHVTIVTAASGMLVLGIYFIYRIWRNINEKSKAENNYEGFVDDLDLPLLDLSIILAATDNFSEVNKIGEGGFGPVYWGKLASGLEIAAKRLSQNSGQGISEFVNEVKLIAKLQHRNLVKLLGCCIHKQEKILVYEYMANGSLDYFIFDLLRNTDHTKGKSLDWPKRLSIICGIARGLMYLHQDSRLRIIHRDLKGSNVLLDEDFNPKISDFGMAKTVGREEIEGNTNKIVGTFFGILLMEIICGKRNRGRYSGKRYNLIDHVWTHWKLSRTSEIIDSNIEDSCIESEIIRCIHVGLLCVQQYPEDRPTMTSVVLMLGSEMELDEPKKPGVFTKKESIEAISSSSTNTLTITLSAR
- the LOC114416999 gene encoding G-type lectin S-receptor-like serine/threonine-protein kinase At4g27290 isoform X1; the encoded protein is MKFILSLKSFIYILFFPSLVVSIVPDRSSISQFQSLSYGKTIVSSPHGMFELGFFNLGYPNRIYLGIRYKNIPVDNVVWVANGGNPINDSSADLKLHSSGNLVLTHNNMVAWCTRSSKAAQNPVAELLDSGNLVIRDLNSANQESYLWQSFDYPSNTMLSGMKVGWDLKRNLNIRLIAWKSGDDPTPGDLSWSIVRHPYPEIYMMKGNKKYHRLGPWNGLRFTGMPEMKPNPVYHYEFVSNKEEVYYTWTLKQTSLITKAVLNQTALARPRYVWSELDESWMFYSTLPSDYCDHYGVCGANAYCSTSASPMCECLKGFKPKYLEKWNSMDWSQGCVLQHPLNCKHDGFVLLEGLKVPDTKATFVNDSIDIEKCRTKCLNNCSCMAYTNSNISGAGSGCVMWLGDLFDIKQYSVAENGQGLYIRLPASELEAIRQRNFKIKHVTIVTAASGMLVLGIYFIYRIWRNINEKSKAENNYEGFVDDLDLPLLDLSIILAATDNFSEVNKIGEGGFGPVYWGKLASGLEIAAKRLSQNSGQGISEFVNEVKLIAKLQHRNLVKLLGCCIHKQEKILVYEYMANGSLDYFIFDLLRNTDHTKGKSLDWPKRLSIICGIARGLMYLHQDSRLRIIHRDLKGSNVLLDEDFNPKISDFGMAKTVGREEIEGNTNKIVGTFGYMAPEYAVDGQFSVKSDVFSFGILLMEIICGKRNRGRYSGKRYNLIDHVWTHWKLSRTSEIIDSNIEDSCIESEIIRCIHVGLLCVQQYPEDRPTMTSVVLMLGSEMELDEPKKPGVFTKKESIEAISSSSTNTLTITLSAR
- the LOC114416999 gene encoding G-type lectin S-receptor-like serine/threonine-protein kinase At4g27290 isoform X2 — protein: MKFILSLKSFIYILFFPSLVVSIVPDRSSISQFQSLSYGKTIVSSPHGMFELGFFNLGYPNRIYLGIRYKNIPVDNVVWVANGGNPINDSSADLKLHSSGNLVLTHNNMVAWCTRSSKAAQNPVAELLDSGNLVIRDLNSANQESYLWQSFDYPSNTMLSGMKVGWDLKRNLNIRLIAWKSGDDPTPGDLSWSIVRHPYPEIYMMKGNKKYHRLGPWNGLRFTGMPEMKPNPVYHYEFVSNKEEVYYTWTLKQTSLITKAVLNQTALARPRYVWSELDESWMFYSTLPSDYCDHYGVCGANAYCSTSASPMCECLKGFKPKYLEKWNSMDWSQGCVLQHPLNCKHDGFVLLEGLKVPDTKATFVNDSIDIEKCRTKCLNNCSCMAYTNSNISGAGSGCVMWLGDLFDIKQYSVAENGQGLYIRLPASELEAIRQRNFKIKHVTIVTAASGMLVLGIYFIYRIWRNINEKSKAENNYEGFVDDLDLPLLDLSIILAATDNFSEVNKIGEGGFGPVYWGKLASGLEIAAKRLSQNSGQGISEFVNEVKLIAKLQHRNLVKLLGCCIHKQEKILVYEYMANGSLDYFIFDHTKGKSLDWPKRLSIICGIARGLMYLHQDSRLRIIHRDLKGSNVLLDEDFNPKISDFGMAKTVGREEIEGNTNKIVGTFGYMAPEYAVDGQFSVKSDVFSFGILLMEIICGKRNRGRYSGKRYNLIDHVWTHWKLSRTSEIIDSNIEDSCIESEIIRCIHVGLLCVQQYPEDRPTMTSVVLMLGSEMELDEPKKPGVFTKKESIEAISSSSTNTLTITLSAR